In Kordiimonas sp. SCSIO 12610, the following are encoded in one genomic region:
- a CDS encoding acyl-CoA carboxylase subunit beta, which yields MAWEKELEEKKKREALAEKMGGEEKVARQHSRGKMDVRARVLRMADPGSFREIGKLAGKGIYDEDGELEDFIPANFVFGKAEVDRRPAVIGGDDFTVRGGAADAAIWRKAMLAEQMAHEWKLPLIRLIDGTGGGGSVKSLEDMGLTYVPWLPGWEHVVKNLDSVPVVSLALGSVAGLGAARVVASHYSVMVKGISHMFTAGPAVVAAIGENLTKDELGGAEIHARNGAVDDLVGSEEEAFAAARTFLSYLPSYAGGDHVRIESGDMVLRRDEALVDAVPEDRRAAYSMRKILNSVMDRDSVFEIGKRWGQSAITALARLDGWPVAVIASDPSFMGGSWSADAARKVERFVKLANTFRLPVVHFVDNPGFMIGLEAEKAATIRYGVDALNGIYNSKVPWATIVVRKAYGVAGAAMSNHTEFQYRFAWPSGDWGSLPLEGGIEVAYKSELEAAEDPAAHLEAIKARLDKVRSPFRTAEAFMIEDVIDPRETRPLLCEFAELAQNRLG from the coding sequence ATGTCCGCGCCCGTGTGCTGCGGATGGCGGACCCCGGTAGTTTCCGTGAAATTGGTAAGCTCGCGGGTAAGGGTATTTACGACGAAGACGGCGAGCTTGAGGATTTTATCCCTGCAAATTTTGTGTTTGGTAAGGCCGAGGTTGACCGCCGCCCTGCGGTCATTGGCGGCGATGATTTCACGGTGCGCGGCGGCGCAGCGGATGCCGCCATTTGGCGTAAGGCCATGCTCGCTGAACAGATGGCGCATGAATGGAAACTCCCGCTTATTCGCTTGATCGATGGCACGGGTGGTGGCGGGTCCGTGAAGTCGCTTGAGGACATGGGCCTAACGTATGTTCCGTGGCTGCCGGGCTGGGAACATGTTGTGAAAAACCTCGATAGCGTGCCTGTTGTCTCGTTAGCCCTCGGTTCGGTTGCGGGGCTTGGGGCAGCACGCGTGGTTGCATCCCATTATAGCGTGATGGTGAAGGGCATATCGCATATGTTTACGGCGGGCCCAGCGGTGGTGGCCGCGATCGGTGAAAACCTGACGAAGGACGAGTTGGGCGGCGCGGAAATCCATGCCCGCAACGGCGCGGTTGATGACCTTGTGGGCAGTGAGGAAGAGGCGTTCGCTGCCGCGCGCACATTCCTATCGTATTTGCCTTCCTATGCGGGCGGTGATCATGTACGCATTGAAAGTGGTGATATGGTGCTGCGCCGTGATGAGGCCCTTGTGGATGCGGTGCCAGAGGATCGCCGCGCGGCCTATAGTATGCGGAAAATCCTGAATAGCGTGATGGACCGCGACAGTGTTTTTGAAATCGGCAAACGTTGGGGACAATCAGCGATTACAGCGCTTGCGCGGCTTGACGGCTGGCCCGTTGCGGTGATCGCGAGCGATCCGAGCTTCATGGGAGGCTCGTGGTCTGCGGATGCGGCGCGTAAGGTCGAACGGTTTGTGAAGCTTGCGAACACATTCCGCCTGCCTGTGGTGCATTTTGTTGACAATCCGGGCTTTATGATTGGGCTGGAGGCCGAAAAGGCCGCAACGATCCGCTACGGTGTTGATGCGCTTAACGGTATTTATAATTCCAAGGTGCCGTGGGCGACGATTGTGGTCAGGAAAGCCTACGGTGTTGCGGGCGCGGCGATGAGCAACCATACCGAATTTCAATATCGTTTCGCATGGCCATCGGGTGATTGGGGAAGCCTGCCGCTCGAAGGTGGGATCGAAGTTGCCTATAAATCCGAACTGGAGGCAGCGGAAGACCCCGCAGCGCATCTGGAGGCGATCAAGGCACGGCTCGATAAGGTGAGGAGCCCCTTCAGGACGGCAGAAGCCTTTATGATTGAGGATGTGATCGACCCACGCGAAACCCGCCCATTATTGTGCGAATTTGCAGAGCTTGCCCAGAACAGATTGGGATAA
- a CDS encoding GNAT family N-acetyltransferase, which translates to MTNLKIRPVETKADLKAFIRMTKDHYKADPNWVQPLTFLKLEDLDPKKNPFFDNAEVQLWLAENNGQIVGRISAQIDKLAQDKWGPDLGYFGLFEADSEATAHALLQTAEDWLRDRGMKTIQGPWSLSPKEECGMLIDGFDTPPCFLMPHGKPEYKDWVESYGLAKAHDLIAYQLDLLKGFPEKMKRIVAAAKRNKRVILREMDMSNYDRDIGYIIDIVSDAWANNWGFTPFTQDEGKHLATSLKFILKPHRTVICEYDGEPVAFMVTIPDLNDDIKDFGGSLFPFNVFKFLSRRVLSKKEGRMRVPLMGVKQAFQRRPVGAAMAMWMIDYSTDQVMERGAYWGELGWILDENEGMRSILVDIGCEEYKTYGIFEKTIA; encoded by the coding sequence GTGACAAATCTTAAAATACGCCCTGTTGAAACGAAGGCCGACCTGAAGGCCTTCATTCGCATGACCAAAGATCATTATAAGGCTGACCCAAACTGGGTTCAGCCTTTAACGTTTCTAAAGCTCGAAGATCTGGACCCGAAGAAAAACCCGTTTTTCGATAATGCGGAAGTTCAGCTTTGGCTCGCGGAAAATAATGGTCAGATCGTTGGGCGAATTTCAGCACAGATTGACAAGCTAGCGCAGGACAAATGGGGCCCAGACCTTGGGTATTTTGGCCTCTTTGAAGCGGATAGTGAAGCAACTGCCCATGCGCTCCTTCAAACCGCAGAGGACTGGTTGCGTGATCGCGGTATGAAAACCATTCAGGGGCCTTGGTCACTATCGCCAAAGGAAGAATGCGGCATGCTGATCGATGGGTTCGACACACCGCCCTGCTTCCTGATGCCCCACGGTAAGCCCGAGTATAAAGATTGGGTCGAAAGCTATGGCCTCGCGAAAGCGCACGATTTGATCGCTTATCAGCTTGACCTCCTCAAAGGCTTCCCGGAAAAAATGAAACGGATCGTTGCGGCTGCGAAACGCAACAAACGGGTTATCCTGCGTGAAATGGATATGTCAAATTATGACCGCGATATTGGTTATATTATTGATATTGTTTCGGACGCATGGGCAAACAACTGGGGCTTCACCCCGTTTACGCAGGATGAAGGCAAGCATCTGGCAACAAGCCTCAAGTTTATCCTGAAGCCCCACCGCACTGTCATCTGTGAATATGACGGCGAACCCGTTGCCTTTATGGTTACAATCCCTGACCTGAATGATGACATTAAGGATTTCGGTGGTAGCCTGTTCCCGTTTAATGTTTTCAAGTTTCTGTCGCGCCGTGTCCTTAGCAAAAAGGAAGGCCGCATGCGCGTGCCCCTAATGGGCGTGAAGCAGGCTTTCCAGAGACGCCCCGTTGGTGCCGCTATGGCCATGTGGATGATCGACTATAGCACCGATCAGGTGATGGAACGCGGCGCCTACTGGGGCGAACTTGGCTGGATTTTGGACGAGAACGAAGGCATGCGCTCCATCCTCGTCGATATCGGCTGCGAGGAATATAAAACCTACGGGATATTTGAGAAGACGATAGCCTAG
- a CDS encoding mechanosensitive ion channel family protein, producing MQEFFEQLDINQYVPAAIEFGTNILLAIVILIIGFWIAGRISGAIRGLGEKYQKLDDTLFRFLGSIARYVVLAFVFIAVLNRFGVQTTSIVALLGAAGLAVGLALQGALSNLSAGVLLLIFRPYKVGDFVDAAGKFGKVTEIDLFTTIMQTFDNQQIIIPNGQIWGEQIVNHSHHSVRGVDMHFGIAYDEDIDKAKAVIMEVLDAHEHVLKDPAPFVEVETLNDSSVDFLVRPFCDGAHYFDILYSVPEQVKKALDKAEIEIPFPHRKVIMFKGD from the coding sequence ATGCAGGAATTTTTCGAGCAGTTAGATATCAATCAGTATGTGCCGGCGGCGATCGAATTTGGCACCAATATCCTTCTTGCCATTGTGATACTGATCATTGGTTTCTGGATCGCAGGGCGTATTTCAGGCGCAATCCGTGGTCTTGGTGAAAAATATCAGAAACTGGATGATACGCTGTTTCGTTTCCTCGGCAGTATCGCGCGGTATGTGGTGCTCGCGTTCGTGTTTATCGCGGTTTTGAACCGGTTTGGTGTGCAGACAACATCGATTGTTGCGCTGTTGGGTGCTGCAGGCCTAGCGGTTGGATTGGCACTTCAGGGGGCGCTTTCGAACCTGTCGGCGGGTGTGCTCCTTCTTATCTTTCGGCCCTATAAGGTTGGTGATTTTGTCGATGCGGCGGGTAAGTTCGGTAAGGTGACAGAGATTGATCTGTTTACCACCATCATGCAAACGTTTGATAATCAGCAGATCATTATCCCGAATGGGCAAATTTGGGGCGAGCAGATCGTGAACCATAGCCATCACAGTGTGCGCGGTGTTGATATGCATTTTGGTATTGCTTACGACGAAGACATCGATAAAGCAAAGGCCGTGATTATGGAGGTATTGGATGCACACGAACATGTTTTGAAGGACCCGGCACCATTTGTGGAGGTGGAAACGCTGAATGATAGTTCGGTTGATTTCCTTGTGCGTCCCTTCTGTGACGGTGCGCATTATTTTGATATTCTTTATTCCGTGCCCGAACAGGTGAAAAAGGCGCTCGATAAAGCGGAGATTGAAATCCCATTCCCGCACCGCAAGGTTATTATGTTCAAGGGTGATTGA
- a CDS encoding cytochrome P460 family protein, with translation MMKLFGTALVTTGLFFTLTATGLVAEQQAKTATQITVPENYQNRFVRYSTVDQIGPKKVRFLYVNPEALRDAKPGQPAPYGTTIVMEDHRVELDGEGNPVLDSHGRLIPTDEIIAIIMQQKEKGWGADQADGDTLNVDWGYGIFTAEGIARAGIKYQSCHACHNRVAPQDYNFSFASFLERFKGE, from the coding sequence ATGATGAAGCTTTTTGGCACCGCGCTTGTTACCACGGGATTGTTTTTCACATTAACAGCCACCGGACTTGTTGCAGAGCAACAGGCTAAAACAGCCACCCAGATCACTGTGCCAGAGAATTACCAAAACAGGTTTGTTCGCTATAGCACTGTTGATCAGATTGGTCCCAAGAAGGTTCGCTTTTTATATGTAAACCCCGAAGCCCTTCGGGACGCAAAGCCGGGCCAACCTGCGCCTTATGGTACGACAATTGTAATGGAAGATCATAGGGTTGAACTGGATGGCGAAGGAAACCCAGTTCTCGATAGCCATGGACGATTAATTCCAACTGATGAAATCATTGCTATTATCATGCAACAGAAGGAAAAGGGCTGGGGCGCTGACCAAGCAGACGGTGATACCCTGAATGTGGATTGGGGGTATGGAATTTTTACCGCTGAGGGTATCGCCCGCGCGGGGATAAAATACCAATCCTGCCACGCGTGCCACAACCGAGTTGCGCCGCAAGATTATAATTTTTCCTTTGCATCGTTTCTGGAACGATTTAAGGGGGAATAA